The Arachis ipaensis cultivar K30076 chromosome B07, Araip1.1, whole genome shotgun sequence genomic interval TAACTTTAAATCAGATAAAATCTCATCCTAGATTCCTAGTGAACCGCATGACTTGTCTTGTTGTTTAGAATTTAGAtactaaatctttttttttttttcagtcctGTGGAAACTCACATATTCGGCCAACAGGATCATTAAATCaacattaattaataaaattatggaCGGTATTTACATCACGAAGACTATTTACCACTCATCTGATGATATCCTCTATAAACCTAAAATACATGAGAAGTAAATGCTTCCCAAAGTAAAATCACTATATAGGTTATTTCTCTGGCAGTAAAACGCTGGAAACATCTCCCGTTGCTACGAAGTGCAGATGATTACCTCAATAGTTCATCATATGATCCTAGTGCTTCAAGAATGCTTTCAGCTGCAGCAGGAGGAAGGTTCTCAGAAACGGATTGTATTAACAAGATTTTAAAGCAACACAGAGAGCAACAGAATTCTGTTCGTACTAAAAATCCTGATATAATGAATTATAATAAGAATGATTTATTGAAACTGGAGTCATTCCCATGTTACCAAAGCCTGATATAttcaaaaaagaaataaaacGTGGAAATAGAAATCAGCTTTGTTAAAAAGAAAACTTCTACATGATGACAGGCAGGAAAATTGTACTCAGCACATAGAATAGGCACTGAATACTTAAGAGAAATGCACATAGAGGATTTGCGATTTACCCTTCCAGGCCTGGTTGTGTTGGGTAGTACACATTTCTGAATCCTAATCTTCTTGCCATTGCAGCAGTCGTCTCGCCAATGCATGCAACAGAATTGTTCCACTCTGAATCAGAAAGAAGATTCTTCCAAGCACTGTAGCAGCAGATGACAAAAACCAGTAAATTTCGTTTTctcttttctatatatatatataaaaggaagAATGAAAAATAACTGAGTGACGTGCTAAATAAATAAGACTGAACTTGCTAAGAACAAAATTCTACTTATTTctatttagaaaattaaaaataagacgGCCAACTTGCCAAATACTCCAGGATTCTTGTAATATGAGTATTAGGCTTAACTAGTAAGGGACAAAGACAGCACCCAGTTAGGAAGTTGAAATAGTTTATTGGATTCATCGTGTTCAATACATATATCCAACAAGCAAAGAACTGAAATACCAAATCCAAACATAATAATTAATCATTTCCTAGATTTGAAGTAAATATGAATTCTTTTAAAATTCAAGAATCAAAATTCacaataaaaaagagaaagaagaaaccaAAGGCTAACCGAATAGCAGATGGTGAAGCTACAGTGACAACAGGGGCAGCAAGTGCCTGCTTAAGAACCATTTGGTCTACATTTTGAACTGGCACCTGTCAAATAAGTGAGAATCAAACTGTCGTAAATTTCCAAGAAGGCTGTGAAATAGATCACTTTAACATTAGTAAATATTacaattataataattaaatctaattaatGACATAAAACACACATTCAACATGTGGTGCTTGCAAGGAAGTACTTAAGTATTGGACCgtatatatttttagaaaaaaggaAACCAGCACGAAAGCTAAAATCTTTTACCGTTGTGTATATATTCATCCTAATCACCTCAAATCCACGCTTGGAAAGTCCTTCCTCTGGTTATATAAATATCACACAGATGATTAGCATATCAATTAGCTTCAAAATAGCGAATGTTATACAAAACCCAAGTTTGAAAGGTGCAAAATAATAACTCTATTACCAATCTCATTGCTGGCCTTTTCAGAAGCAGGGTATAGAACAGTTGTTTTATTTCCAATCTTTGGAAGTTCTGTAGCCAAAACCTTTCCTGTCGCTgaaaatcatcaaatccatatTAAGTTTCACTTCCAAAAGACTCGGCTTAAAATTCCAGATTCACACTAAACAACATGTTAATCTACTGTGTGGTTAGACTCCCAATTCACTTTCACTAAGAACCACTGAAGCACAGAACCAAAGCAAAGCAATCTCCTGCCCTGCCCTATCAAGATGCATATCTTGGAACTACCCACATTTTCCTCTAATACCCCAAAATACTTGCGAGTTTTGAGATGTTACTTTATATTTCTTAAGTTAGTTATCCAGCTTGATAAAGAAGCAAAAATGGGGAGCATAATACAAATTCAGCCTACATGAATACACACGGATACCTTTTGATGGTGCGAAGGCAACATCAAGCAATTGCTTTGAAGACTGCATAGCTTCCTTGAAAATGCTTGCAGTGCCGGCACCAACAACGCCTATTTTGACATGAGGCATCCCAGCAGCTCTAAGGACAACAAACAAGGCTAGGACAATCATTTGTTAAAAAGCAAAGTATTTAAGAAACAAAGTACCAAAAGAAAATGATGTAAAATTGCAAATAAAAAGAATAATACTGTAAAGAATGACATAAAAGGAAACCTTTGTTTCTTGTGCAATTTTGTCTATAATAATTTATCTGTACAACTACGAAATGCATCAAACAGTTTTATATAAGAAGAAATCTTGCGGCAATTTCACATTTGCAAGTATGACAATTCAGGCACAAACTAGATTAGAGATCATATAGACATTTGGTTCACATGTAACATAACAAAATTGCATTTCAAGTATTCCGGCCATAGGACTATAAACAAACCATACAAGTCAATAAAGAGAATCGTTGAAAAAATATTATCCTGATGTTTgagcaattttttttcaaaatcatttaAAATATTCCAGTAGTTCCGCATAAAGTACTCAAACAAGATCTAAAATCTTACCTCCATGCCTCTAGAAAGACTGAACCAGCTTCCGGGGAAGTTATGACAATCCAATCAAACACATTATCTGCAAGTATCAAGCATCAATTGTTAAGCAATTAGGCGCTTATAAGCATAAGTCATGTGGATTAGAAGACATACACAAAATAAGGTAGTGACCTTTTTAACTTAAGAAATCAAAGATCTGTCAATGTGAAATTTCTCCACTCTACTTAGATGCAAGGGAAGACCTCCATGTACGCACTCCCCAACCAAGTTTCTTAAAAATTACAGTATGAGCACATATGCTGTATGTAAACCTAGAGGGAAAAAAAAACCGCATCTCTATATTTGGTGAAAATCAAACCACTCTAGTCATACTAATTTCATACATTATCCAGGTCAGATGAAATACCAACAGTCTGAGACAGCATAGGAATCGTCTTACATGTCACCACGATCTATAAAACTTAATGAAAACAAAGTGTTCAGCATTTGAAGCACAAACTCTTTATTTTCTGAACCATGTGTAATGGGAAATAATCCATCAAGCACCAACCCAATAAGAATTTAACATCCAGAATATCATCACTGCATCTTTCTTCCCATTAAGTGCACATAAATATAGACATTCCTTTTAAAACTGGTTTAATAAAAGATAATTAGTTCGCATACAATATCTGTACGAGATGAAAACAGCATGATTCGAACTTTACAAAATATTTGCATATACATAAGGCAGGCTTTTCCTAATGCTTACCACTTAATACAGAAGGAAGCCTATCTAAGTCCACTCCCGGTGCGTGCTCAATGAGAGGAAGTTCCAATATGAAAAACAGAAGCTATCAGTTGGATCTCCAGTTACCCAACTGATCATCTTTGTGCTTGAATATTTTACAGACAAATTCCCAATGGAAGAAGATATGAAGGAAGATGAAATAGTAGTAGAAAATTAAATACAAGTTATGAGGATATGCAGCATCAAGATTTGATCAAAGCATTACCTAACCTAATGAAACTTCCATATAAAATGGTTGGAATAGAATCTTATGATACAAGTAGGAGCAGATTGCCAATTTAGGTGAGTgggaaaaatattaaaataaaaagtgaaagacTGACACTGCCTATTAAGAATCACTAATGAACTTAACAAATGATTAAATGTAATAAGATTTGATAATTtaatagaagaaataaaaattGAGATTAATGAATGTACTGTTGTTGAGATTACCATGAGTAATTTTTTTAGATCAATGTAAAAGATTCAGATCATTAATTAGGTTTTCGGTGGATTAGGTTAATCAAGAGATCGGTGTGTTTGGGTATAAAGACGAGATTAATTGGATATATTTAGGATCAACTGGTGAACGTTTCGAATTTTTTCGAATAAGGATTCGAATCTTCAATCTTGTAATTAATGGGTGAGATTGGCTATAGTTGTACACAATTATTAGTAGGGTACGTAGTAGTAAAATTCGAGTCAATTTGGTATTTTTCGATAATAGTTGTTGTAGTAGTTGAGTTATTAGTGTTAATTGGTTTTTTAGGATGGAGTCTCGAATTAAACTATCAGTGTCTTAAAGTCCCTATTTCCGTCAATCGTCTTCGTCGTTGTCGAGCCCGTCAAAGTCGCCACTGTACCTGCAGCCGATGGTGATGTTGAGTGCCTTCGTCGAGTTTATTCTGTCTTGTCTTGGTCGCTACGTCGAGCTTAGGCCACTTTATCCCCGTCACCTTCTCTCTTCCGTCTCCACTGCCGCAACCTTGTCCAAGTCTTCGTCTTAGCCGTCACCAAGGCCGTCGAAGTTGCCGTCGTCAAGGTCGCCTGTCCCTGCCGTCCCGCACCATCGTCGTTACCGTCTCTGCCTCCGTCTTACCACCGAGACTTTTTCGTTCGTTGTCACCGCCGTCGCCAAAGAGGGCCGCTGAGAAGGAGAAAGAGCTCGAGCGGAGAGGAGCGAAGAGAAGAGTTGGAGGGAAAGAGTGCCAGAGTGAAGAGGAGCGATACTTATTTATGTAGCTCCGGAGATTTTAACCCAAATTTACTTTACTTTCCTTCTATAAAAACCTTTCCTTTATTACTTATTTCTCTTATATGAAAAAAGTTTACATCTGCTCAACTCCCTAGCTAATTTCTCTTATATGAAATCTGAGAGGACAAACTTTGTACACGGGATATTAGAACTTAATAATCAATTACTTGTGATTAACCAACTTGAAGTAACGGAAAAGAAAATTTGGACTGACTATTTCATATTGTACAAGTAGtacgagaaaaaaaaaaaaaaaaaaaagcaaaaaNNNNNNNNNNNNNNNNNNNNNNNNNNNNNNNNNNNNNNNNNNNNNNNNNNNNNNNNNNNNNNNNNNNNNNNNNNNNNNNNNNNNNNNNNNNNNNNNNNNNNNNNNNNNNNNNNNNNNNNNNNNNNNNNNNNNNNNNNNNNNNNNNNNNNNNNNNNNNNNNNNNNNNNNNNNNNNNNNNNNNNNNNNNNNNNNNNNNNNNNNNNNNNNNNNNNNNNNNNNNNNNNNNNNNNNNNNNNNNNNNNNNNNNNNNNNNNNNNNNNNNNNNNNNNNNNNNNNNNNNNNNNNNNNNNNNNNNNNNNNNNNNNNNNNNNNNNNNNNNNNNNNNNNNNNNNNNNNNNNNNNNNNNNNNNNNNNNNNNNNNNNNNNNNNNNNNNNNNNNNNNNNNNNNNNNNNNNNNNNNNNNNNNNNNNNNNNNNNNNNNNNNNNNNNNNNNNNNNNNNNNNNNNNNNNNNNNNNNNNNNNNNNNNNNNNNNNNNNNNNNNNNNNNNNNNNNNNNNNNNNNNNNNNNNNNNNNNNNNNNNNNNNNNNNNNNNNNNNNNNNNNNNNNNNNNNNNNNNNNNNNNNNNNNNNNNNNNNNNNNNNNNNNNNNNNNNNNNNNNNNNNNNNNNNNNNNNNNNNNNNNNNNNNNNNNNNNNNNNNNNNNNNNNNNNNNNNNNNNNNNNNNNNNNNNNNNNNNNNNNNNNNNNNNNNNNNNNNNNNNNNNNNNNNNNNNNNNNNNNNNNNNNNNNNNNNNNNNNNNNNNNNNNNNNNNNNNNNNNNNNNNNNNNNNNNNNNNNNNNNNNNNNNNNNNNNNNNNNNNNNNNNNNNNNNNNNNNNNNNNNNNNNNNNNNNNNNNNNNNNNNNNNNNNNNNNNNNNNNNNNNNNNNNNNNNNNNNNNNNNNNNNNNNNNNNNNNNNNNNNNNNNNNNNNNNNNNNNNNNNNNNNNNNNNNNNNNNNNNNNNNNNNNNNNNNNNNNNNNNNNNNNNNNNNNNNNNNNNNNNNNNNNNNNNNNNNNNNNNNNNNNNNNNNNNNNNNNNNNNNNNNNNNNNNNNNNNNNNNNNNNNNNNNNNNNNNNNNNNNNNNNNNNNNNNNNNNNNNNNNNNNNNNNNNNNNNNNNNNNNNNNNNNNNNNNNNNNNNNNNNNNNNNNNNNNNNNNNNNNNNNNNNNNNNNNNNNNNNNNNNNNNNNNNNNNNNNNNNNNNNNNNNNNNNNNNNNNNNNNNNNNNNNNNNNNNNNNNNNNNNNNNNNNNNNNNNNNNNNNNNNNNNNNNNNNNNNNNNNNNNNNNNNNNNNNNNNNNNNNNNNNNNNNNNNNNNNNNNNNNNNNNNNNNNNNNNNNNNNNNNNNNNNNNNNNNNNNNNNNNNNNNNNNNNNNNNNNNNNNNNNNNNNNNNNNNNNNNNNNNNNNNNNNNNNNNNNNNNNNNNNNNNNNNNNNNNNNNNNNNNNNNNNNNNNNNNNNNNNNNNNNNNNNNNNNNNNNNNNNNNNNNNNNNNNNNNNNNNNNNNNNNNNNNNNNNNNNNNNNNNNNNNNNNNNNNNNNNNNNNNNNNNNNNNNNNNNNNNNNNNNNNNNNNNNNNNNNNNNNNNNNNNNNNNNNNNNNNNNNNNNNNNNNNNNNNNNNNNNNNNNNNNNNNNNNNNNNNNNNNNNNNNNNNNNNNNNNNNNNNNNNNNNNNNNNNNNNNNNNNNNNNNNNNNNNNNNNNNNNNNNNNNNNNNNNNNNNNNNNNNNNNNNNNNNNNNNNNNNNNNNNNNNNNNNNNNNNNNNNNNNNNNNNNNNNNNNNNNNNNNNNNNNNNNNNNNNNNNNNNNNNNNNNNNNNNNNNNNNNNNNNNNNNNNNNNNNNNNNNNNNNNNNNNNNNNNNNNNNNNNNNNNNNNNNNNNNNNNNNNNNNNNNNNNNNNNNNNNNNNNNNNNNNNNNNNNNNNNNNNNNNNNNNNNNNNNNNNNNNNNNNNNNNNNNNNNNNNNNNNNNNNNNNNNNNNNNNNNNNNNNNNNNNNNNNNNNNNNNNNNNNNNNNNNNNNNNNNNNNNNNNNNNNNNNNNNNNNNNNNNNNNNNNNNNNNNNNNNNNNNNNNNNNNNNNNNNNNNNNNNNNNNNNNNNNNNNNNNNNNNNNNNNNNNNNNNNNNNNNNNNNNNNNNNNNNNNNNNNNNNNNNNNNNNNNNNNNNNNNNNNNNNNNNNNNNNNNNNNNNNNNNNNNNNNNNNNNNNNNNNNNNNNNNNNNNNNNNNNNAAGagacaaacaaaaacaaaaaaaaaaaaaaaaaaaaatgagcatGATGAACATGTTATACTTTATCAGTCAGGTTTAAAAGAAAAGGCAATGAAGTTCAACCAATTAGTGTTCATTAACTAATAATTCAAGATTATAGGGCACATGTTTCAAACAGGAGAGTCTAAAGTATATTCTCTTTAATCGATCCCTCAACTCGTCTACATTTGAAAAAAGTATATTCTCTTTATTCATTATTTCCTTTCCAAAAATATCTTCCTTTCATTTCATTTAAACCCAATTTTAGAGGCCTCGATGTATTTATTCATAGCGAGGAGAAGTGAGACCGTGAGAAAGGGAGGTTGAGAAGAGAAGCGAGGAGAGGCGAGCTCGAGAAAGAGGAAGAGTCGCCGGGAGAAACCGCTGCCGCCACTGTTGCTTGCTTTTTCAGAGCCACCATTCTGCCTCCGTCTCTGCCATTGCTGCTACCACGCCCTGCCGTCCCTGTCCGCTGGAACTGCTGCCGTTGAAGCTGCCGGAACCACTGCCGATTCTGCTTCTGAACCTGTTCCAACGCCGTCACCTCTGCCTTCTCTCTTCCACTGCCCCTATTTCACCGGATTCGAGCTGCATCGCTGGTTCTGTTCTGTCTTATTTGAGCTGCTTCCGTGAGTTGTAGTGGTAGCCGACGTCCATGTCACCGCTGAAACTGCCCGAGCTGTTGCTGCTTCTGCTAACTGCCTTTATCCCTGAAATTCTGTGACTATCAAATTAAGCTCTGAGGTAGGATTTTTTGGTTAATTGTGATTATTGAGTTGATGATGTTGTTGATAATAGCTTTTTATGGTTTAACTGAGCTTAAAATGATGATGCATGGGATGATTATTAACACATGTTGATATCGGTTAGAGTGGGTAATTAATGTTCTAACTTCTAAGCTTAGGAATAAGCTTTTTTAAGCTTTGCAAGTGGTCAACTAGGATTTATATAGGTTAATTAGAGCAGAAATATGGGTTTGTGTGGCTAGAGAACTAATTGGATTAGGTGGCTTTTGGATTAATTACTAGACTTAGAAAATGTAACTAGATTTTTTTAATGAGTACCATTAGAGTTGTTGTCATGTAAGTAATTAGAGTTAAAAATAAAGAAGATAATTTAATAGTTTAGAATAATGTAAATTAGTAAACAATTCAAGTAATCACTAAGAATTATCCGTAGGTTATCATTAAATGATGGTTAATTAGAAATTATGAATCAAGAATTCTAATTTTTAGTTTCTTAGAGTAATTAAGTTAACTTGGTTGAAACTAAaagtaatttaaaattagaattttgataAATGTAGTTTTCGTAAAGTCTAGGGAAGAGTTGTAATCaagagaaatatgaattttaagcTTTGAGTTTCATATTAAGTAATGAAGGATATGCGAATTGTATGGTGAAATTATGAATCTTGTATGTCTTGGAAAGACATTTAAAAGCTTGAGGAATTAAAAGTTTAAGACTATATGTGCCTAAGAATCCTTGAAGTAGGAATTAGCCAAATACGCTTCCTACGCTAGACATAAGAATTGGCTAAAAAAGGTGCAAGATATAAATAATGCTTACATAGATACTTTGATGGAAATCATAAAAGTGCTCTGCACTTGCTTATGATTATGATTTAAAGGTTGGTACTTATAGATACAGATAGGGGCATATAATATTGCTGATGCTCAAAGTTATTATGAGAATCTGTGTGCATCATCTATAGTTCAGCATCTTGTGCATTAACTGCACGAAGCCTAACATCAACTCACTTCGTGGAATCCAATTGATTTGTCACGTCATGCATGCTTCATTCCCATATAGATATGACATGCATCATTTTGGCCATTGACTATCAGTGCTTTGTTGCAGAACACATCAAAATTGACATGCATGAGCATGAAGGGTAATGGTCATGATTTGCTAGGGAAAAATGGTGGGAAAACGCATGAATGTGGTGCCAAAATGTGGATCAATGGGATTGCTAAAtgcatttgaattttaatttagtaGAAGTTGTGCTCGTCCTCTCATTCCCGCAAGCACAACCTGCCTCACAGAAATCACAATCTCCAATGGAGATTCATCTCGTGGATTCCACTTGCCTTAGATGGGCCTCTTCCGTCTCCTCCACATCCCCCTTCATGCATTCAACGGAATTCCTTAAACACAGCCACAACACCGCTCCAAATCCACCGTTCCCACTTCGTGTTGAATTCATGAAGCGAGGCTTGAAACCATTGTCTTCTGGGATCCAAAAGGATTCCAACAAGGACCTATCACGGATTCTGCGAACGGAAGCTGCCATCAAAGGGGTGGAAAACAAAGGGAAGTCATGGAAGCACAGGCAGCTATGGCCCAAGGCTGTTCTTGAAGCCTTGGATGAGGCCATCAAAGGGTGTCGATGGCAGGCTGCACTCAAGGTAGGTTCTAGCTTGATGCTTTTTGCTGTGTTATGTATAAAGTTATTTCCAAATTA includes:
- the LOC107607647 gene encoding uroporphyrinogen-III synthase, chloroplastic-like; the encoded protein is MVISTTLLFFILELPLIEHAPGVDLDRLPSVLSDNVFDWIVITSPEAGSVFLEAWRAAGMPHVKIGVVGAGTASIFKEAMQSSKQLLDVAFAPSKATGKVLATELPKIGNKTTVLYPASEKASNEIEEGLSKRGFEVIRMNIYTTVPVQNVDQMVLKQALAAPVVTVASPSAIRAWKNLLSDSEWNNSVACIGETTAAMARRLGFRNVYYPTQPGLEG